The nucleotide sequence ATGCCCGGCCGCAACAGGCCCTCCGGGTTGTCCAGGCGCACCAGCACCGGGAAGAGGGTGACGTTCTGCTCCACCAGCGCCTGCGGTTCGATCTTCACGACCTCGCCGATGAACGTCCGGCCCGGGTAGGCCTCCATCGTCACGCGCGCCTTGAGGCCCGCCTTGAGCTGGCCCACGTCCGTCTCGTCCACCTTGGCTCGCACCTGCATCACCGACAGGTCCGCCATCTTGAACAGCGTGTTGCCGCCGGACACGTTGGAGATGGCCGAGGCGATGATCTGCCCGGGCTGGATCTGGCGCTCCAGCAGCGTGCCGGAGCTGGGCGCGCGGATGGTGACGTCGCGGCTGCGCTCCTTGGCGAGCTGGAGGTTCGTCTCCGCGCGCACCTTGGCCGCCCGCGCCGTGGCGAACGCGTCCACCGAGGACTCGTACTCCTGCTGCGTCACGTAACCGGACTGCCGCAGCGACTCCATGCGCTGGCGCTGGGCCTCCGTGGTGTTGAGCCGCACCCGCGCGGACTCCACGTCCGCCTGGGCCTGCGCGAGCGCGTTCTGCACGTCGCGCGGGTCGATCTCCGCCAGCAGCGCGTCCTTCTCCACCTTGTCACCGGTGTCGAAGAGCACGCGGAGCACCTCGCCGGAGGCCTTGGACTTCACCTCCACCACGCGCAGGGGCTCCACCAGGCCCGCGGACTCCGCGACGACCTCCATGTCCCGGCGCTCCACGACGGCCACCGCCGCCGAGCGCTCGGGCGTCTTCGGCTGGCTTCCCTGCTGGGTGGCGTACACGCCCGCGCCAATCAGGACCGCCGCGACACCCGTGATGACCACCTTCTTCGCCTTGCTCACGACGACCTCCAAATCTTCGTGGCCTTCTCCATCCAGGAGACGGACCTGCTCAGTTCTTCTTCAGCTCGTCCCGCTCGATGACGCCGTCCTTCAGGAACAGCACCCGCTGCGCGTGCGCCGCGATGTCCGACTCGTGCGTGACGAGCATCAGCGTCTGTCCCTGCGAGTGCAGCTCCCCGAAGAGGGCCATGATCTCCTCGCCCGTGCGGCTGTCGAGCGCGCCCGTGGGCTCGTCCGCGAGCAGCAGCGCGGGCTGCGTCACCAATGCGCGCGCAATCGCCACGCGCTGGCGCTGGCCGCCGGACAGCTCGTTGGGGCGGTGGTCCTTGCGGCTGCCCAGGCCCACCTTGTCCAGCATGGCCGCGGCGCGCTCCAGGCGGACCTTCTTGGGCACGCGCGCGTACACCAGCGGCAGCGCCACGTTGTCGAGCGCGGACGCGCGCGGCAGCAGGTTGAAGCTCTGGAACACGAAGCCCAGCTCGCGGTTGCGGATGCGCGCCAGCGCGTTCTCCGTCATGCCCGCCACCGGCTGGCCGTTGAGCCAGTACTGGCCCTCGCTCGGCACGTCCAGGCAGCCGATGAGGTTCATGAAGGTGGACTTGCCGGAGCCGGACGGGCCCATGACGGCCACGTACTCGTTGCGGCGGATGGTGAGGTCCACGCCGCGCAGCGCGCGCACCACCTCCGAGCCCATGGTGTAGTCCTTGCGCAGGCCCTCCACCCGGATGACCACGTCCGCGATGTCGCGCGCCTTGGCGGCCTCTGCTCCCGTCGTGTCGTTCATGGGTGTCGTCACAGCTGCCTCCCGGCGAGCGCCTCCAGCTCCGCGTGCGCGATGCGATAGTCGAAGCGCGAGGACACGAGGTTGATCTCCGCCTGGACCAGGTTCTCCTGGGACGTCAGCAGCTCCAGGATGGTGGTGGCCCCCAGACGGTAGCGCTCTTCCTGCACCTTCAGGTCCTCGCGCGCCACCTCCACCGACTGTTCGGAGAGGCTGATGCGGTCGGCGGACAGTCTCAGCTGGTTGAGTGCCTGGTGGGCGCCGGTGCGCACCGCGCGGCGCGTGTCCGCGAGCTGCACCTGCGACACCACCTCCGCCGTCTTCGCTCGCTGCACGCGCTCCTCGCGCAGGAAACCGTCGAAGATGGGGTAGGAGAGTCCCAGCCGGACGTTCCAGCTCGTCCTGCCGCCATTGAAGCTCGGGTCCTGGTTGAACCAGTCGTAGCCGGCGGACAGGCGCACCGTCGGCAGGTAGGTGGCCTTGGCCACGTCCACGCCCGCCGCGGAGGCGCTCAGCGTGGAGGCCGCCGCGAGCACCGCGGGGGCCTGCGCCTCCAGGTCCGACACCAGTGTCTCGTCGGAGATGGCGAGCGGCTTCGGGTCCAGGTTCTCCGCGCCCTTGGCCTCCACCGCGCCCTCCGCGCCGATGAGCCGCCCGAGCGCCAGGGACGCGGAGGCGCGCTGCGTCTCCGCCGTGCGCAGGGCATCGCGCGCCGTGGTGTGGTCCAGCTGCGCGCGCAGCAGGTCCGAGCGCGTCGCCGAGCCCACCGCCAACCGACGCTGCGCGGCCTCCTCGTTCTGCCGGGCCCGTTCGATGCGCGAGCGCGCCACGTTCTCCAGGCCCGTGCCACGGAGGACCTCGTAGTACGCGCGCTGCACGTCGAGCACCGCGCTGGCGCGCTGCGCCCTCAACTGCGCGGAGGCCGCGCCCGACTGGGCCTTGGTCTGCTCCCGCGTGGCGCTGCGCTGGCCGCCGGTGAAGACGTTCCAGCCGGTGGTCAGGCCCGCGCTGTAGTTGTCGGCCGAGCCGTTGACGACCACGCCTGTCACCGGCTCGACGCGCTGGGTGCTGGAGAGCGAGCCGCTCGCGCTCGCCGACAGCGTGGGGATGTACGCGCCCACGGCGCTGCGCTCGGCCGCCGCCGCGTTGGTGACGTTGCCCTCGGACTGCGCCACCGCCGGGTTCGTCTTCAGCGCCCGCGCGATGGCCTCCTCCAGCGAGACGCTCGGCACGTCCGGCGGGGCCTGCTTCGTGACGCCCAGGTCCGTGGGCACCGCCTCGCTCGGAGCGCTCGACTCCGCTGGAGGCGTCGCGGCCTCCGACGGGGTGGGCACCGCGCTCGCCTGGGCGAGGCCCATCAGGGCGACCTTCGTGGGCGCATCACCCGGCAACAGCGCGGCGCCCTTCGTCGCGCCCGCCAGGCCCGTCCCGGGCACCCCCACCACGCCGAGCATCCCCAGGGTCAGCGCCGTCAGCCGCTGGGGCCGCCTCTTCAACCACGCTTTCCGGAGCATCGTCATCGCCGCCATGTCCCGTTGCAGGCCGGTGCGCTCCTGGCGCTCCGGCGTTCCCAGGCAGGGTCGATTGCATGCACCTTGCCACATTTCAACCCACTGAAATCACATGGGAAAGGCCTCCAGGGGCTGCGGGAGTCGCCGAAGGGATGCGGATTCCGCATGCGCTCGACGCGGCTCGTCATCGGGGCATGGGGCCGTGGGCCTCGTGCTTGCACAACGAGGCCTCGAAGTGAGGCGGTGACCCGGCTCGCGCGCTGTCCGAAGCGCGCCCCAGCGGTCCGGTCGCCGCCCTCAACCCTCGGGGAGAGACAGATGGGCTCGGCAGCGTTCAAGCAAGGAGGAGCCCGCGCGGCGCCACGTCGTGACGGAAGGGAGTGCGGATTCCGCATCCTGGATGCAGAGTTCGCAGCGAGTGGAGGAGCCGCATGGAGTGGGAGACACCCGGAGCGAGGGCCGCGTCGATGAGTGGCCCGGTCCGTTGGAGACCGCGTGGTCCATGGATGCCCTGGGTGGCTGCCGGGCTGATGTGCGCGGTGCTGCTGTCCGCCGTCGTGTTCATTCGCCGCTCGGCGCTGGAGTCGTCCTCGCTGGTGGTGCGCGGCATGGCGAACGTGCTGATGCTCGCCGGCGTGGAGGCCTTCCGGGAGGGCACGGGCGTGCCGAGCCAGCAGGCGCTGGAGGCCTTCCTGAACACCCACCAGGAGGGCGGGCTGCGCTACGTCGCCATCGTCGAGGACGGGCAGGTGCTCGCGTCGGCCGGTGTCGGCTCGTTGGGGAAGATTGAAGATGGCACGCAGCTGCGCTTCGAGGAGGGCCGGGGCCGCTTCATCCACCGGCTGCGCAAGCCGAGGCCTCCGGATGGCCCGCCCGCCGTGAGTGGGACGCCGCCGATGGTGGAGCCTCCTGTCTCGCAGGAGCCTCGGCGCAACCTGCGAATCGGCTACGACTTCGAGCCTGTCACCGCGCTGGAGCTGAAGGAGCGCTCGCAGCGGTTGCTGTTCGTGGCCGCGGTGTCGTGCATGGGCATCCTGGGGCTGGCGTTCGCGTTCTCACGCTCGCTGGCGCAGCGTGAGGCGCTGGCGGCGGAGCTGGAGCGTGGCCGTCGGCTGGCCGCGCTGGGGACCATGTCCGCGGTGCTGGCGCACGAGCTGCGAAACCCGCTGGCGTCGCTCAAGGGGCATGCGCAGTTGCTGGCCGAGCGCGTGGAGCGCGACGAGGTGCTGCGTCCCAAGGCGGACCGCATCGTCGGCGAGGCGGTGAGGCTGGAGCAGTTGATGAATGACCTGCTGGGCTTCGTGCGCAGTGGCGAGTTGCGCCGCTCGGGCACGGACCCCAACGAGGTGCTGCGCGCGGCGGTGGAGGCCACGGGTGAGTCGAGCGTGGAGGCGCGGTACCTGCCGGGCCACGAGAAGGTGGAGCTGGACGCGGGCCGCTTCCAGCAGGCGCTGGAGAACGTACTGCGCAACGCGGTGCAGGTGAGCCCCGCGGGTCAGCGCGTGGAGGTGGGCGTGGCGCAGGAGGGGCCGGCGCTCGTCTTCACGGTGAGGGACCATGGTCCGGGCATCCCCAAGGGCGACGAGGAGCGCATCTTCGAGCCCTTCGTCACCGGGCGTCTACGAGGCGTGGGGCTGGGGCTGGCCATCACCCGCCGCATCGTCGAGCTGCATGGGGGCTCGGTGAGCGCGAGGACGCACGCGGAGGGAGGCGCGGAGTTCCGCCTCACCGTGCCGGCGAGGGGGACCTGAGATGGCGCGCATCCTGGTGGCGGATGACGAAGAGGGCGTGCGCTCGTTCATCGCGGAGGCGCTCGAGGTCGAGGGCCACACGGTGACGACGGCGGCGGACGGCGAGGAGGCCGCGCGGCTGTTGTCGAAGCAGGGCGTGGATCTGCTCGTGACGGACCTGCGCATGCCGGGCATGGACGGGCTGACGCTCTTGCGCAAGGTGCGCGAGGAGCAGCCGGACGTGGAGGTCGTGGTGCTCA is from Myxococcus fulvus and encodes:
- a CDS encoding efflux RND transporter periplasmic adaptor subunit; the encoded protein is MSKAKKVVITGVAAVLIGAGVYATQQGSQPKTPERSAAVAVVERRDMEVVAESAGLVEPLRVVEVKSKASGEVLRVLFDTGDKVEKDALLAEIDPRDVQNALAQAQADVESARVRLNTTEAQRQRMESLRQSGYVTQQEYESSVDAFATARAAKVRAETNLQLAKERSRDVTIRAPSSGTLLERQIQPGQIIASAISNVSGGNTLFKMADLSVMQVRAKVDETDVGQLKAGLKARVTMEAYPGRTFIGEVVKIEPQALVEQNVTLFPVLVRLDNPEGLLRPGMNAEVAIEISRRRDAITVPNSAVVGLRDARAAALAIGLTEESVRSLMRPTGGSGNAGAPGGDAAARPEGAPDKGAVAPGGATPVNVSAQAAEPGAEGGGRRNRGGGREGRQGTGDTRPGIVFVKGPNGPEPRRVTLGMSDWESSEVLSGLTEGDQVMLVSVAQLQQQQQQRSERMRQSAGMIPGAGGGGMRGGR
- a CDS encoding ABC transporter ATP-binding protein, coding for MNDTTGAEAAKARDIADVVIRVEGLRKDYTMGSEVVRALRGVDLTIRRNEYVAVMGPSGSGKSTFMNLIGCLDVPSEGQYWLNGQPVAGMTENALARIRNRELGFVFQSFNLLPRASALDNVALPLVYARVPKKVRLERAAAMLDKVGLGSRKDHRPNELSGGQRQRVAIARALVTQPALLLADEPTGALDSRTGEEIMALFGELHSQGQTLMLVTHESDIAAHAQRVLFLKDGVIERDELKKN
- a CDS encoding TolC family protein, with amino-acid sequence MKRRPQRLTALTLGMLGVVGVPGTGLAGATKGAALLPGDAPTKVALMGLAQASAVPTPSEAATPPAESSAPSEAVPTDLGVTKQAPPDVPSVSLEEAIARALKTNPAVAQSEGNVTNAAAAERSAVGAYIPTLSASASGSLSSTQRVEPVTGVVVNGSADNYSAGLTTGWNVFTGGQRSATREQTKAQSGAASAQLRAQRASAVLDVQRAYYEVLRGTGLENVARSRIERARQNEEAAQRRLAVGSATRSDLLRAQLDHTTARDALRTAETQRASASLALGRLIGAEGAVEAKGAENLDPKPLAISDETLVSDLEAQAPAVLAAASTLSASAAGVDVAKATYLPTVRLSAGYDWFNQDPSFNGGRTSWNVRLGLSYPIFDGFLREERVQRAKTAEVVSQVQLADTRRAVRTGAHQALNQLRLSADRISLSEQSVEVAREDLKVQEERYRLGATTILELLTSQENLVQAEINLVSSRFDYRIAHAELEALAGRQL
- a CDS encoding sensor histidine kinase, with the protein product MPWVAAGLMCAVLLSAVVFIRRSALESSSLVVRGMANVLMLAGVEAFREGTGVPSQQALEAFLNTHQEGGLRYVAIVEDGQVLASAGVGSLGKIEDGTQLRFEEGRGRFIHRLRKPRPPDGPPAVSGTPPMVEPPVSQEPRRNLRIGYDFEPVTALELKERSQRLLFVAAVSCMGILGLAFAFSRSLAQREALAAELERGRRLAALGTMSAVLAHELRNPLASLKGHAQLLAERVERDEVLRPKADRIVGEAVRLEQLMNDLLGFVRSGELRRSGTDPNEVLRAAVEATGESSVEARYLPGHEKVELDAGRFQQALENVLRNAVQVSPAGQRVEVGVAQEGPALVFTVRDHGPGIPKGDEERIFEPFVTGRLRGVGLGLAITRRIVELHGGSVSARTHAEGGAEFRLTVPARGT